The Pedococcus dokdonensis region AGGCCGCATCGAGGGTGCGGACCTCGACCCGGCTGCTCTGCCCCTTGGCCGGCTTGTACATCGGGACGCGCACCATCGCCGACCGGTTGTTGTGACCCCAGGTCAGGTGGGCCGGGGCCTCGCCGCCGCCCCAGAGCCGCTTGTAGGAGTTGACCCACTGGTTGGTCACGGCGGTGATCTCGGCGCCGTGGCGGAGCAGTCCGGCGATGAACTGCCGCCCGACCTTGCTCAGCTGGTAGGGAGCGCCGGCCTCGTAGAAGGCGTTGCTGTCGCCGTCGAACAGCGACATGTGCGTGTGCATCCCGGAGCCGGGGTGCTCGGCGAACGGCTTGGGCATGAAGGAGGCGAAGATGCCCTGCTCCAGGGCAACCTCCTTGATGACGGTGCGGAAAGTCATGATGTTGTCGGCCGTCGACAGCGCGTCGGCGTAGCGCAGGTCGATCTCGTTCTGTCCCGGTCCGCCCTCGTGGTGGCTGAACTCGACGGAGATCCCCATCGACTCGAGCATCGTGATCGCGGCGCGGCGGAAGTCGTGCCCGGTGCCGTGGGGCACGTGGTCGAAATAGCCCGCCTGGTCCACCGGCTCGGGGTTCTCGCCCGGCTTGAACCCGGCCTTGAGCAGGTAGAACTCGATCTCGGGGTGGGTGTAGAAGGTGAAGCCCAGGTCGCTCGCCTTGCCGAGGGCCCGCTGCAGCACATGGCGCGGGTCGGCGTGACTCGGTGAGCCGTCGGGCAGGGTGATGTCGCAGAACATGCGGGCGGTCCCCGGGTTGTCACCCCGCCACGGCAGCACTTGGAACGTCGCCGGGTCGGGCTTGGCCAGCATGTCGGCCTCGTAGACACGGGCGAACCCCTCGATGGCCGACCCGTCGAACCCGATCCCCTCGGCGAAGGCGCCCTCCAGCTCGGCGGGGGCGACTGCGACGGACTTGAGGGTCCCGAGCACGTCGGTGAACCACAACCGCACGAAGCGGATGTCGCGTTCCTCGATGGTGCGGAGAACGAACTCCTGCTGACGATCCATGTGTCGATCCTGCCTTAGTCGTGTTTCCCCGGCGTTACGTACCAGGCGAAGTGTCACCGATCCGCGCCACCGGACGGGTGAGGTCCGAGCGAACGGCCTGGAGGAAACCCTTGGCCGGGACGGAACGTGTTCAGCTGCGGTCTCGTCCCCGAGCAGCTACGCGGCCCCGCAGATGGGCTCCGTGCCCGCTCGGGACGAGGTGTCTCCGCGCTGATCGCGGCATGTGAGAGCGTTCCCTCGTGAGCGACTGGCGGGCAGACCGCATCGGTTCGGCCCTGCGCGGGGAGAATCCAGCCGTGATTGGCAGGCTTCCGGAGGCATTCGCGGTGATCGGGGACGTTCAGTGGCTACCCGGGAACTGCGTATTGCTCAGCGACGACCCACACGTCGGAAGCCTGTCCGATCTGTCGCGCGCTCGGCGTCGGGCGTTCCTTGAGTCCATGGCCGATCTCGGTGATGCGGTGGGTCGGGCTTGTCAGGAGTTCGACTCCCAGTTCCGCCGAGTCAATTTAGAGGTTCTGGGGAACACCGATCCCTTCCTCCACGCTCACGTGTGGCCCCGCTATGAGTGGGAGCCACCTGAACTTCTTCGAAAGCCCGTCTGGCTCTACCCCGCAGAGAATTGGTCGGACCCCGCCACCGCCCTTGGACCGGAACACGACCCACTCCGAGCGGCGATCACACGGCATCTCTTCGAGAGCGGCTGACCACAAGCCGCCTTTTAACGCTGACCATGACGTCCGAGCTGCGGCATGTCAGTGCGCTTGTGCGAGCCGCCGAATCTCGGTGATCCTCACGAAGTAGCGTCGCCAGTACGGACCCGCGACCCCGGGCACGTCGTCGAACTTCCAATCACTTTTCCCCAACCTCTCGCGGTCGAGCCCTCGCTTTGCCAACCAGGCGTCGAATGCCGCGTCAGCTTCATCGGCGGGAGCGGGTCCTGCAA contains the following coding sequences:
- the glnA gene encoding type I glutamate--ammonia ligase → MDRQQEFVLRTIEERDIRFVRLWFTDVLGTLKSVAVAPAELEGAFAEGIGFDGSAIEGFARVYEADMLAKPDPATFQVLPWRGDNPGTARMFCDITLPDGSPSHADPRHVLQRALGKASDLGFTFYTHPEIEFYLLKAGFKPGENPEPVDQAGYFDHVPHGTGHDFRRAAITMLESMGISVEFSHHEGGPGQNEIDLRYADALSTADNIMTFRTVIKEVALEQGIFASFMPKPFAEHPGSGMHTHMSLFDGDSNAFYEAGAPYQLSKVGRQFIAGLLRHGAEITAVTNQWVNSYKRLWGGGEAPAHLTWGHNNRSAMVRVPMYKPAKGQSSRVEVRTLDAACNPYLAFALMLSAGLKGIEEDYELPAETEDDVWGLTSAERQAMGIEPLPTSLYEAIRVMEKSELVADTLGEHVFDFFLRNKRSEWDDYRGEITRFELERYLPGL